The Cyanobacteria bacterium QS_8_64_29 genome includes a window with the following:
- a CDS encoding polysaccharide transporter yields the protein MNRSLELSWSVRPSLGAWSVLAATALVLAGAAPSAARSPLAQIPTLPEPEQPQNGSPSPADPNSDAPASEFQDRRMPEAESAPAPASGTEQPATQPTQPARPQNVRRNANPGSAQSVPYLLGPGDTIQVNVFGQEDLSGSQRILGDGSVALPLVGRIKLAGLTLTEASNQIKQQLSEFIKRPLVTVSLAQTRPVRVTIVGEVNRPGSYIVSSGQARAPSQAGTTGSTGSASSRSGAGDRFSGGIPTVTEALQVAGGITESTDVRNIQIKRLQGTNRANTLKVNLWELLQSGNANQNVALRDGDRIVVPEAQKLSPAEATEVASANFAPDTIQVGVVGEVKSPGRVELKPNTPLNQALLAAGGFDNKRADKGEVELVRLQEDGTVKKRTIPVDFSEGINPEKNPTLRNRDVVIVKRSTLTTVGDTLESILGPFTNVFSVFRLFDIFN from the coding sequence ATGAACCGCTCCCTCGAGCTGTCCTGGTCCGTTCGCCCCTCGCTGGGGGCTTGGAGCGTCCTGGCCGCTACAGCACTCGTCTTGGCCGGTGCGGCGCCGAGTGCGGCGCGATCGCCGCTCGCGCAAATTCCAACCTTGCCCGAGCCCGAGCAGCCCCAAAACGGGTCGCCGTCGCCCGCCGATCCCAATAGCGATGCGCCTGCCTCCGAGTTCCAAGACCGGCGGATGCCCGAGGCAGAATCAGCGCCTGCTCCTGCTTCAGGGACCGAGCAACCCGCTACACAACCCACCCAGCCCGCGCGGCCGCAAAACGTACGGCGCAATGCCAATCCGGGTAGCGCCCAGTCCGTTCCCTACTTGCTCGGTCCCGGTGACACCATCCAGGTCAATGTCTTCGGTCAAGAGGACCTATCAGGCAGCCAACGCATCTTGGGAGATGGCTCGGTCGCCCTGCCGCTCGTCGGTCGCATCAAATTGGCCGGGCTCACGCTCACCGAGGCCTCGAACCAGATCAAGCAACAACTGTCAGAGTTCATCAAGCGGCCCCTTGTAACAGTCAGTTTGGCGCAAACACGCCCCGTGCGCGTCACGATTGTTGGCGAAGTCAACCGACCGGGCTCGTATATTGTTTCGTCCGGTCAAGCTCGGGCACCCAGTCAAGCTGGAACAACTGGCTCGACTGGTTCAGCCAGCTCGAGGAGTGGTGCCGGCGATCGCTTTTCAGGCGGTATCCCAACAGTAACTGAAGCCCTGCAAGTCGCTGGCGGCATCACCGAGTCAACTGACGTTCGCAATATTCAAATCAAGCGCCTGCAGGGAACGAACCGCGCCAATACCTTAAAGGTCAACTTGTGGGAGCTACTGCAATCTGGCAACGCGAATCAAAACGTTGCCCTGCGCGATGGGGATCGCATCGTTGTCCCTGAGGCCCAAAAACTATCGCCTGCAGAGGCAACTGAAGTTGCTAGTGCCAACTTTGCCCCCGATACAATCCAAGTTGGGGTAGTCGGGGAAGTAAAAAGTCCGGGTCGCGTTGAGCTAAAGCCCAATACGCCCCTCAATCAGGCTTTGCTAGCTGCCGGCGGATTTGACAACAAGCGCGCTGATAAAGGCGAAGTCGAACTCGTGCGCTTGCAGGAGGACGGCACGGTCAAAAAGCGCACGATTCCAGTTGATTTTTCCGAAGGAATCAACCCCGAAAAAAATCCCACGCTGCGCAATCGCGATGTCGTCATTGTCAAACGTTCGACGCTTACAACAGTTGGCGATACGCTAGAGAGCATTTTGGGGCCCTTCACCAACGTATTTAGCGTCTTTCGGCTGTTCGATATCTTTAACTGA
- a CDS encoding DoxX family protein yields the protein MRGPKYLPLVARTFLAVIFLRSGINKILAFGATQQQIAEMGVPVPPVALAVSIALEILGGLSVILGVGARWGAVALILFLIPTTLIFHTTAGEWTQFFKNLSLLGGLLLLTATGSGPLSLDGSGERES from the coding sequence ATGCGCGGACCCAAATACCTGCCGCTCGTTGCCCGAACTTTTCTAGCCGTTATTTTCCTGCGCTCCGGCATTAATAAAATCCTGGCGTTTGGGGCCACCCAGCAGCAAATTGCCGAGATGGGCGTGCCCGTTCCGCCCGTAGCGCTGGCCGTTTCGATTGCGCTGGAGATTCTGGGCGGCCTTTCGGTGATTTTGGGCGTGGGAGCGCGCTGGGGTGCCGTCGCGCTGATCCTGTTTTTGATCCCAACCACGCTGATCTTTCATACCACCGCCGGCGAGTGGACCCAGTTTTTCAAAAACCTCTCGCTTCTGGGCGGCCTGCTACTGCTGACGGCAACCGGTTCGGGACCGCTCAGCCTAGATGGCAGCGGCGAGCGCGAGAGCTAA
- a CDS encoding phosphatase — MSERFSWILPERLAVGSCPHSDFAVARLSRCGVTAVLCLTERHEHRVPDGLPQRFLWERIAIPDGATGGIPSQAQFQQATDTLDRWQRKGHTIYVHCLAGVGRSPAVCAAYLAHHYNMEADEALRWVRDCHAWADPDAHQQRAVSSLSSPSQATGAPAE, encoded by the coding sequence ATGAGCGAGCGTTTTTCTTGGATCTTGCCCGAGCGCCTAGCCGTGGGGTCATGCCCCCACTCAGATTTTGCCGTCGCTCGGTTGAGTCGCTGCGGCGTCACGGCCGTTCTCTGCCTGACCGAGCGGCACGAGCATCGGGTCCCTGACGGACTGCCCCAACGCTTTTTATGGGAGCGGATTGCTATCCCGGATGGGGCTACAGGCGGCATTCCCAGTCAGGCGCAGTTCCAGCAGGCAACGGATACCCTGGATCGCTGGCAGCGGAAAGGGCATACGATTTACGTTCACTGCCTGGCCGGTGTGGGCCGCTCCCCGGCAGTCTGCGCTGCCTATCTAGCGCACCACTACAATATGGAAGCCGATGAGGCCCTGCGCTGGGTGCGGGACTGCCATGCCTGGGCGGATCCGGATGCGCACCAGCAGCGAGCCGTGTCTAGCCTGTCCAGCCCATCTCAGGCCACTGGAGCCCCTGCCGAGTAA
- the prfC gene encoding peptide chain release factor 3 has protein sequence MFDSQAELQDAVARRRNFAIISHPDAGKTTLTEKLLLYGGAIHQAGAVKSRRAQRKVTSDWMVLEQQRGISVTSTVLQFAYCQHQINLLDTPGHQDFSEDTYRTLAAADNAVMLIDAAKGLEPQTRKLFEVCRLRSLPIFTFANKLDRPSREPLELIDEIERELGLQVYPMNWPIGTGDHFRGVFDRATQTIHLFQREAHGAQRAATKTIALGDPAIEDHLEPELYHQLKDELEILDEMGARFDRDQVHAGEMTPLFFGSAMTNFGVELFLDAFLDCARPPEAHRSSAGTMAPTYPEFSGFVFKLQANMDPKHRDRMAFVRVCTGKFERDMAVKHARTGKTVRLSRPQKLFAQDRNAVDVAYPGDVIGLNNPGAFAIGDTVYTGQRLEYEGIPCFSPELFAYLRNPNPSKFKQFRKGLQELREEGAIQIMYSSDESKRDPILAAVGQLQFEVAIYRMKHEYGVETQLEYLPYTVARWVSDGWAALESAGRLFNTLLVRDNWDRPVLLFKNQWNLEQLQQDQPELRLSRTAPLGAQVPLEA, from the coding sequence ATGTTCGATTCGCAGGCCGAATTGCAAGACGCCGTTGCCCGCCGGCGCAACTTTGCCATCATCTCCCATCCGGACGCGGGCAAAACGACGCTGACGGAGAAACTGCTGCTCTATGGCGGGGCCATCCATCAGGCTGGCGCCGTCAAGTCGCGGCGGGCGCAGCGCAAGGTCACCTCGGATTGGATGGTGCTGGAGCAGCAGCGCGGCATTTCGGTGACCTCGACGGTGCTGCAATTTGCCTACTGCCAGCACCAGATCAACCTGCTCGATACCCCCGGCCACCAAGACTTCAGCGAGGATACCTACCGCACCCTGGCCGCGGCCGATAATGCCGTCATGCTGATCGATGCGGCCAAGGGGCTGGAGCCGCAGACGCGCAAGCTCTTTGAGGTCTGCCGCCTGCGATCGCTGCCTATCTTTACCTTTGCCAACAAGCTAGATCGCCCCAGCCGGGAGCCGCTGGAGCTCATCGACGAGATCGAGCGCGAGCTAGGGTTGCAGGTCTATCCCATGAACTGGCCCATCGGGACCGGCGATCACTTCCGCGGCGTGTTCGATCGCGCCACCCAAACCATCCACTTGTTCCAGCGCGAGGCGCACGGGGCTCAGAGAGCCGCCACCAAAACCATCGCGCTGGGCGATCCCGCCATTGAGGACCACCTGGAGCCCGAGCTCTACCACCAGCTCAAAGACGAGCTCGAGATCTTGGACGAAATGGGCGCCCGCTTCGACCGCGACCAGGTCCATGCGGGCGAGATGACGCCGCTGTTTTTCGGCAGCGCCATGACCAACTTTGGGGTGGAGCTGTTTTTGGATGCCTTTCTGGACTGCGCCCGCCCGCCCGAAGCGCACCGCTCCTCGGCTGGCACAATGGCGCCTACCTACCCCGAGTTCAGCGGCTTTGTCTTCAAGCTCCAGGCCAACATGGACCCCAAGCACCGGGATCGGATGGCGTTCGTGCGCGTCTGTACGGGCAAATTCGAGCGCGACATGGCCGTCAAGCACGCCCGGACGGGCAAAACCGTGCGCCTCTCGCGCCCGCAGAAGCTGTTCGCCCAGGATCGCAACGCGGTTGATGTGGCCTATCCCGGCGATGTCATTGGCCTCAACAACCCGGGCGCTTTCGCCATCGGCGATACAGTCTATACCGGCCAGCGCCTAGAGTACGAGGGGATTCCGTGCTTTTCGCCCGAGTTGTTTGCCTACCTGCGCAACCCCAACCCATCCAAGTTCAAGCAGTTTCGCAAGGGGCTGCAGGAGCTGCGCGAGGAAGGCGCCATCCAAATCATGTACTCGAGCGATGAGTCCAAGCGCGATCCCATCCTGGCAGCGGTGGGCCAGTTGCAGTTTGAGGTGGCGATCTATCGGATGAAGCACGAGTACGGCGTCGAGACGCAGCTGGAGTACCTGCCCTACACGGTGGCCCGCTGGGTCTCGGACGGTTGGGCAGCGCTGGAGAGCGCGGGCCGCCTGTTCAACACGCTCCTAGTGCGAGATAACTGGGATAGGCCCGTGCTGCTGTTTAAAAATCAGTGGAACCTGGAGCAGCTGCAGCAAGACCAGCCCGAGCTGCGGCTCTCGCGCACGGCGCCGCTGGGCGCGCAAGTGCCGCTGGAGGCTTAG
- a CDS encoding tRNA (guanine-N1)-methyltransferase gives MVSDASWVGEGQAQFQIGNAFYRTHSIVARDLAVLVGALHKADTGSLRVLDAMAGCGVRCLRYYLESGADALWANDADPDVAPTLRQNLARTIASERWRTSYEQANRVFFECHNRKDYYDLVDVDNFGSPDRHINTLLWAVRIGGYAYLTSTDGRSATGRIPDKSLSVFGAYARAHPAAHEQGLRLMLGSLQQQSSRQNLGIVPVFSLFTRETYRTMVRLVTERDLSGRNFAFLGYCHQCGNYRTVGWRELGQASCSHDGAALAVSGPMWLGALHERSFVARMRELAYAWSWRKRARLLATMAREATMPPYFHSFQEIGRRGNLSLPKRDALLRQLQARGYRASETHLNAQAIKTDADMATCIAIARQG, from the coding sequence GTGGTCTCGGACGCATCCTGGGTTGGCGAGGGACAGGCCCAGTTTCAAATTGGCAATGCCTTCTACCGCACGCACAGCATTGTCGCGCGCGATTTGGCCGTTTTGGTTGGCGCTCTCCACAAGGCCGATACCGGATCGCTGCGCGTGCTGGATGCCATGGCCGGCTGTGGCGTGCGCTGCCTGCGCTACTACCTAGAGAGCGGCGCCGATGCGCTTTGGGCCAACGATGCCGATCCCGATGTGGCGCCAACGCTGCGCCAAAACCTAGCCCGCACCATTGCAAGCGAGCGATGGCGAACGAGTTACGAGCAGGCCAACCGCGTCTTTTTTGAGTGCCACAACCGCAAGGACTACTACGACCTGGTCGATGTCGACAATTTTGGCTCGCCTGATCGCCACATCAACACTCTGCTGTGGGCCGTGCGAATTGGGGGCTACGCTTACCTCACCAGCACCGACGGCCGCTCGGCAACCGGCCGCATCCCCGATAAGAGCCTGAGCGTCTTTGGCGCCTACGCCCGCGCCCACCCGGCCGCCCACGAGCAAGGCCTGCGGTTGATGCTGGGGAGCCTGCAGCAGCAGTCTTCGCGGCAAAATCTGGGCATTGTCCCCGTCTTTTCGCTGTTTACGCGCGAGACCTACCGCACCATGGTGCGCCTGGTCACCGAGCGCGATTTGAGCGGGCGCAACTTTGCTTTTTTGGGCTACTGCCACCAGTGCGGCAACTACCGCACGGTGGGCTGGCGCGAGTTGGGCCAGGCGAGCTGCTCGCACGACGGGGCGGCCCTAGCGGTCAGCGGCCCCATGTGGTTGGGGGCGCTGCACGAGCGCTCCTTTGTAGCCCGCATGCGCGAGCTGGCTTATGCCTGGAGCTGGCGCAAGCGCGCCCGCTTGCTAGCCACCATGGCCCGCGAGGCGACCATGCCCCCCTACTTCCACAGCTTTCAGGAAATCGGGCGGCGCGGGAACTTGAGCTTGCCCAAGCGCGATGCGCTGCTTCGGCAGTTGCAGGCCCGCGGTTACCGCGCCAGCGAGACCCACCTCAACGCCCAAGCGATCAAAACGGATGCCGATATGGCGACCTGCATCGCCATCGCGCGGCAAGGCTAG
- a CDS encoding glutamate-5-semialdehyde dehydrogenase, with product MVASQTAPASLVEAARQTRGAARQLGELPAAERNRALEAMAQGLEAAAPTIVAANQADCEAAEAEGLSPALVARLKLGETKLQAAIAGVRDVARLPDPLGVTQIHRELDRGLVLQRVTRPLGTIGVIFEARPDALVQIASLALKSGNGAILKGGKEATRTCQALIEAIHGALAQTAADPEALRLLTTREQTQALLALEGEIDLIVPRGSSALVRDIQRNTNIPVLGHADGICHLYADEAADLEQAVQLAVDAKTQYPAACNALETLLVHQAIAGTYLPQVAAALQAEEVQLRGDERTQEFLQVTAASEQDWVTEYGDLTLAVRVVDSLEAAIAHVNAYGSHHTDAIATQDSAAAETFLAQIDSANAFHNCSTRFSDGFRYGLGAEVGISTQKMPPRGPVELEGLVTYQYRLRGGGHRTAPYTGENARPFTHRDLA from the coding sequence ATGGTTGCCTCGCAAACCGCCCCTGCATCGCTTGTTGAGGCCGCCCGCCAAACGCGCGGGGCAGCCCGCCAATTGGGGGAGCTGCCGGCGGCCGAGCGCAACCGGGCCCTCGAGGCCATGGCGCAAGGCTTAGAAGCAGCCGCACCGACCATCGTGGCGGCCAACCAGGCCGACTGCGAGGCTGCCGAGGCAGAGGGGCTCTCGCCGGCGCTGGTAGCACGCCTCAAGCTAGGCGAGACCAAACTGCAAGCGGCGATCGCGGGGGTGCGCGACGTCGCTCGTCTCCCCGATCCGCTGGGGGTAACCCAAATCCATCGCGAGTTGGATCGGGGGCTAGTGCTCCAGCGCGTCACTCGCCCGCTAGGCACGATTGGGGTCATTTTTGAGGCCCGACCCGATGCGCTGGTGCAGATCGCCAGCCTGGCACTCAAATCGGGCAACGGTGCCATCCTCAAAGGCGGCAAGGAGGCAACGCGCACTTGCCAGGCCCTGATTGAAGCCATTCACGGGGCACTGGCCCAGACGGCCGCCGATCCGGAGGCCTTGCGGTTGCTAACAACGCGCGAGCAAACCCAGGCTTTGCTGGCGCTGGAAGGCGAAATTGACCTAATCGTACCGCGCGGCTCCAGCGCCCTGGTCCGAGACATCCAGCGCAACACCAATATCCCCGTGCTAGGCCATGCCGATGGCATCTGCCACCTCTATGCGGACGAGGCGGCCGATCTAGAACAGGCCGTGCAGCTGGCAGTGGATGCCAAGACGCAGTACCCGGCTGCCTGCAATGCGCTGGAGACCCTGCTGGTGCACCAGGCCATTGCCGGTACTTACTTGCCGCAGGTGGCAGCGGCGTTGCAGGCGGAAGAAGTGCAGCTGCGCGGCGACGAGCGCACGCAAGAATTTCTCCAAGTGACAGCTGCCAGCGAGCAGGACTGGGTGACCGAGTACGGCGATCTCACCCTGGCCGTTCGGGTCGTCGATTCGCTCGAGGCGGCGATCGCGCACGTTAACGCTTACGGTTCCCACCACACCGATGCGATCGCGACGCAAGACAGTGCTGCTGCTGAGACCTTCCTGGCCCAAATTGACTCGGCCAATGCCTTCCACAACTGCTCCACGCGCTTCTCGGACGGCTTTCGCTACGGCCTTGGGGCCGAGGTGGGCATCAGCACGCAAAAAATGCCGCCGCGCGGCCCGGTGGAGCTAGAAGGACTGGTGACCTACCAGTACCGCCTGCGCGGCGGCGGTCACCGAACGGCCCCCTACACCGGCGAAAACGCCCGGCCCTTTACCCACCGCGATTTGGCCTAG
- a CDS encoding RNA methyltransferase, translated as MNRYFATTAPHLEPVAAGELAQLGASEVVPDAAGVHFGGDRALLYRVHLWARTIFRVLVPLSDFRCADAVQLYRGVRQIAWHHYLSPQQTLAVRCTGGNRNLNHSHFTALQVKNAIVDQQREQCGRRSSVDPHTPDRALNLHIRGNACTLSLDGTGGSLHRRGYRTAAGEAPLKEPLAAALLALAGWEADSPFLDPLCGAGTLPIEAGLKATDAAPGLLREGFAFQRWPEFDATLWAQLCTQARRSRLPAPRVPIFGSDRDAQAIANARTNAANSGLTNAITLSQTALAELSPPTSEGTIVCNPPYGKRLGRSKQLGALYKQLGDTLKQRFKGWRACILAANAAPTNQIGLRPWRRIPLYNGSLACTLLAYELY; from the coding sequence ATGAACCGCTACTTTGCCACGACAGCCCCTCATCTGGAACCCGTCGCTGCCGGCGAGCTAGCGCAACTGGGCGCGAGCGAGGTTGTCCCCGATGCAGCGGGCGTGCATTTTGGCGGCGATCGCGCCTTGCTCTACCGCGTCCATCTGTGGGCGCGCACGATCTTTCGGGTGCTGGTGCCGCTGAGCGATTTCCGCTGTGCAGATGCCGTCCAGCTCTACCGTGGCGTCCGCCAGATTGCGTGGCACCACTACCTATCCCCCCAGCAAACGCTGGCCGTGCGCTGCACGGGGGGCAACCGCAACCTCAATCACAGCCACTTCACGGCACTGCAGGTCAAAAACGCGATCGTGGACCAGCAGCGCGAGCAGTGCGGGCGCCGCTCCTCGGTAGATCCCCACACCCCCGACCGCGCGCTCAATCTCCACATCCGCGGCAACGCCTGCACCCTGAGCCTGGATGGCACCGGCGGCAGCCTGCACCGGCGCGGCTACCGCACCGCCGCTGGTGAAGCGCCGCTCAAGGAACCCCTAGCCGCCGCCTTGCTGGCGTTGGCCGGTTGGGAAGCGGACTCGCCGTTTTTGGACCCGCTCTGCGGGGCCGGGACGCTGCCCATTGAAGCCGGCCTCAAAGCCACCGACGCAGCGCCCGGCTTGTTGCGCGAGGGCTTTGCGTTCCAGCGCTGGCCCGAGTTTGACGCTACCCTCTGGGCGCAGCTCTGCACCCAAGCGCGGCGTTCGCGCTTGCCGGCGCCGCGCGTTCCCATCTTCGGCAGCGATCGCGACGCCCAGGCGATCGCCAACGCCCGCACCAATGCGGCTAACAGCGGGCTGACAAATGCCATCACCCTCAGCCAAACCGCGTTGGCCGAACTGTCCCCGCCGACCAGCGAGGGCACGATTGTCTGCAACCCCCCCTACGGCAAGCGCCTCGGCCGCAGCAAGCAGCTGGGGGCGCTCTACAAGCAACTGGGCGATACGCTCAAGCAGCGCTTTAAGGGGTGGCGCGCCTGCATCCTGGCAGCCAATGCCGCCCCAACCAACCAGATAGGCTTGCGCCCCTGGCGCCGCATCCCGCTCTACAACGGCTCGCTTGCCTGCACGCTGCTGGCCTACGAGCTGTATTGA
- the folB gene encoding dihydroneopterin aldolase — MDAIRVTGIRAYGYTGFLAEERRLGQWFETDLTLWLDLAPAAASDDIERTLDYRQTIAAVQQIVRTRQFLLVERLAAEIADTILRSQPVEQVQVGLAKPAPPIADFDGQIAIDITRARSALPAA; from the coding sequence ATGGATGCGATCCGGGTCACGGGCATCCGCGCTTACGGCTATACGGGGTTTTTGGCCGAAGAGCGGCGCCTGGGCCAGTGGTTTGAGACCGACCTGACCCTGTGGCTGGATTTGGCCCCGGCAGCAGCGAGCGACGACATCGAGCGCACGCTCGACTACCGCCAGACCATTGCCGCCGTGCAGCAGATCGTCCGGACGCGCCAGTTCCTGCTGGTGGAGCGGCTGGCTGCCGAAATTGCCGATACCATCCTGCGATCGCAACCGGTCGAGCAAGTGCAGGTGGGCTTGGCCAAGCCGGCACCGCCAATTGCCGACTTTGACGGCCAGATTGCTATCGATATCACGCGCGCGCGCTCAGCGCTGCCTGCCGCTTAG
- a CDS encoding proline--tRNA ligase has protein sequence MRLSQALFETLREDPAEAEAPSHKLLLRAGLIRRIGSGIYAYLPMMWRTIQKISVIVREEMDAAGAQECLLPQLQPADIWRESGRWETYTQAEGIMFTLIDRQERELGLGPTHEEVITAIARETIRSYRQLPQNLYQIQTKFRDEIRPRFGLLRGREFVMKDAYSFNADLDSLKQTYEAMAQAYANMLRRCHLRFSAVEADTGAIGGFDSQEFMVLADAGEDEVLYTEDGQYAANAEKAVSLPPEAVPSPFSAFEKVATPGTATIAAICDYLQCSPTVVVKNVLYEAYYDNNCMVPVLVSVRGDRDVNETKLQNELNRFAAQYGANQLLALAVPDADSQQKWASKPLPMGYIAPDISDSYIHPSENVTPQFLRLADKTATELQHFCTGANETGYHVVGANWGDRFALPAHVADLCQAAAGDRAPHDPNQTLQRASGIEVGHIFQLGTKYSQALGATYTSAQGEECPLYMGCYGIGISRLAQAAVEQFYDAEGLVWPVAIAPYEAIITVPNVSDSQQREAAEQLYQQCRQAGIETVLDDRDERAGVKFKDADLVGIPYRLVTGRSLQNGNVEAIKRATHQAHQIPFDAAAVTLKQWIEAARQAA, from the coding sequence ATGCGACTTTCGCAAGCGCTGTTCGAGACGCTGCGCGAAGATCCCGCCGAAGCCGAGGCCCCCAGTCACAAGCTACTGCTGCGGGCCGGGTTGATCCGCCGCATTGGCAGCGGTATCTATGCCTATTTGCCCATGATGTGGCGCACGATCCAAAAAATCTCGGTGATCGTGCGCGAGGAAATGGATGCAGCCGGCGCGCAAGAATGCCTGCTGCCGCAGCTGCAACCGGCCGATATTTGGCGAGAGTCGGGGCGGTGGGAGACCTATACCCAGGCCGAGGGGATCATGTTTACCCTCATCGACCGGCAGGAGCGCGAGTTGGGATTGGGCCCCACCCACGAAGAGGTCATAACGGCCATCGCGCGGGAGACGATCCGCTCCTACCGCCAGCTCCCGCAAAATCTCTACCAGATCCAGACCAAGTTTCGCGACGAGATCCGCCCGCGCTTTGGCCTGCTGCGGGGGCGCGAGTTTGTCATGAAGGATGCGTACTCGTTCAATGCCGACCTCGATAGCCTCAAGCAGACCTACGAGGCCATGGCGCAGGCCTATGCCAACATGCTGCGCCGCTGCCACTTGCGCTTTAGCGCTGTCGAGGCCGATACCGGCGCCATTGGCGGGTTTGACTCGCAGGAGTTTATGGTACTGGCCGATGCGGGCGAAGATGAGGTCCTCTATACCGAAGACGGTCAGTACGCGGCTAATGCCGAAAAAGCCGTCTCGCTGCCGCCTGAGGCAGTCCCTTCACCCTTTAGCGCGTTTGAAAAAGTGGCTACCCCCGGTACGGCCACGATCGCGGCCATATGCGACTACTTGCAGTGCTCGCCCACTGTGGTGGTCAAAAACGTGCTCTACGAGGCCTACTACGACAACAACTGCATGGTGCCGGTGCTGGTGAGCGTGCGCGGCGACCGCGATGTCAACGAGACCAAGCTGCAGAACGAACTGAACCGGTTTGCCGCCCAGTACGGGGCCAACCAGCTGCTAGCGCTGGCAGTACCGGATGCCGACTCGCAGCAAAAGTGGGCCTCAAAACCGCTTCCCATGGGCTACATTGCCCCCGATATCAGCGACAGCTACATCCATCCCAGCGAGAACGTAACCCCGCAGTTCCTGCGGCTGGCGGACAAAACGGCCACCGAGCTGCAGCATTTTTGTACCGGTGCCAATGAAACGGGCTATCACGTTGTGGGGGCCAACTGGGGAGACCGCTTCGCGCTGCCAGCGCACGTGGCGGATTTGTGCCAGGCGGCGGCCGGCGATCGCGCCCCTCACGATCCCAACCAGACGTTGCAGCGCGCCAGCGGCATTGAGGTGGGCCACATTTTCCAGCTGGGCACCAAGTACTCGCAAGCCTTGGGCGCCACTTACACCAGCGCACAAGGGGAGGAATGCCCGCTGTACATGGGTTGCTACGGCATCGGCATTTCGCGCTTGGCCCAGGCCGCCGTGGAGCAGTTCTACGATGCAGAGGGCCTCGTTTGGCCGGTAGCGATCGCGCCCTACGAGGCCATCATTACCGTGCCCAACGTCTCGGATTCGCAGCAGCGGGAGGCGGCCGAGCAGCTCTACCAGCAGTGCCGTCAGGCCGGCATCGAAACCGTGCTCGACGATCGCGACGAGCGCGCCGGCGTCAAGTTTAAAGACGCCGACCTGGTGGGCATCCCCTACCGGCTAGTGACCGGGCGATCGCTGCAAAACGGCAACGTGGAGGCCATCAAGCGCGCCACCCACCAAGCGCACCAAATCCCGTTCGATGCCGCCGCCGTGACGCTCAAGCAGTGGATCGAGGCGGCCCGTCAGGCGGCCTAG